In one window of Holophagales bacterium DNA:
- a CDS encoding ABC transporter ATP-binding protein: MGVNVPLLSATGLTRIYASGEERVVGVREAALSLAPGELAVLAGPSGSGKTTLLNLLGLLDRPDSGRLELLGEDVSTLDDRGRARLRREKLGFVFQSHQLVPVLSAEENVALALWIRGLAENVCRNRARAALSAVGLAGMEGRRPDAMSGGQRQRVAVARAIVGEPALVLADEPTASLDSETAARLLDLFDDLHARKGIAFLFSSHDPRIVERVPRRIRLVDGLIVSDELTTGGPS; this comes from the coding sequence CTGGGCGTGAACGTGCCCCTGCTGTCGGCGACCGGCCTCACGCGGATCTACGCTTCCGGGGAGGAGCGGGTCGTCGGGGTCCGCGAGGCGGCGCTCTCGCTGGCGCCGGGCGAGCTGGCCGTTCTCGCGGGGCCCTCGGGGAGCGGCAAGACGACCCTCCTGAACCTCCTCGGGCTGCTCGACCGGCCCGACTCGGGCCGCCTGGAGCTCCTCGGCGAGGACGTTTCGACGCTCGACGACCGGGGCCGCGCGCGCCTGCGCCGGGAGAAGCTCGGCTTCGTCTTCCAGTCGCACCAGCTCGTCCCGGTCCTCTCCGCGGAAGAGAACGTCGCGCTCGCGCTCTGGATCCGCGGTCTCGCCGAGAACGTCTGCCGGAATCGGGCCCGGGCCGCCCTTTCCGCCGTCGGGCTCGCCGGCATGGAGGGGCGCCGGCCCGACGCGATGTCGGGCGGCCAGCGCCAGCGCGTCGCCGTCGCGCGCGCGATCGTCGGGGAGCCGGCGCTCGTCCTGGCCGACGAACCGACGGCCTCGCTCGACTCCGAGACGGCCGCGCGCCTCCTCGACCTCTTCGACGATCTGCACGCCCGGAAGGGAATCGCCTTCCTCTTCTCCAGTCACGATCCGCGCATCGTCGAGCGCGTGCCGCGCCGTATCCGCCTCGTCGACGGCCTCATCGTCTCCGACGAGCTCACGACGGGAGGTCCCTCTTGA
- a CDS encoding glycosyltransferase family 4 protein has protein sequence MIEPPGPESAPVRHIGVEASRLLRERRGIGRYVRNVLRGIPAFRPDVTFTLFVESPHEVGALRELLRSFDPTLPGRTAVEPVSLLPRTTADVVWYPWNRVEPVARRAALVVTIHDVAPMLQLDHRWWKVVKRVKHRMRYVRAVRRADLVITISEFTAREIQRHVRADPAKIRVTLLGADDLPAPSAGASPVLEKLGIDGPFFLAVGARDARKNLATLHRAMAILNGRRKEVPLVECGPKDPGAALPFVRYAGYVDDAQLATLYCRATALVFPSRYEGFGLPAAEAMWAGGRVVCSDASSLPEVVGEAGLLFPWHDAEALADRLACLLDDASLRERLTREGRARAERFRWAETARRTLAVFDEAAVLRRQGPPMRGLS, from the coding sequence GTGATCGAGCCCCCGGGGCCGGAGTCCGCGCCCGTCCGGCACATCGGCGTCGAAGCCTCGCGTCTCCTCCGGGAGCGACGGGGAATCGGCCGGTACGTCCGAAACGTCCTTCGCGGTATTCCCGCATTCCGGCCGGACGTGACGTTCACCCTCTTCGTCGAGAGCCCGCACGAGGTCGGGGCGCTGCGCGAGCTGCTCCGGTCTTTCGACCCGACACTTCCCGGACGGACCGCGGTCGAGCCCGTCTCCCTGCTGCCCCGCACGACGGCGGACGTCGTCTGGTACCCGTGGAACAGGGTCGAGCCGGTGGCGCGCCGGGCGGCGCTCGTCGTGACCATTCACGACGTCGCTCCGATGCTCCAGCTGGACCACCGGTGGTGGAAGGTCGTGAAGCGCGTGAAGCACCGGATGCGATACGTCCGCGCGGTCCGCCGGGCCGACCTCGTCATCACGATCTCGGAGTTCACGGCCCGGGAGATTCAGCGCCACGTCCGGGCCGACCCGGCGAAGATCCGTGTGACCCTCCTCGGAGCGGACGATCTCCCGGCGCCGTCCGCGGGCGCCTCTCCGGTCCTCGAGAAGCTCGGTATCGATGGGCCGTTCTTCCTGGCCGTCGGTGCGCGCGACGCCCGGAAGAACCTGGCCACGCTCCACCGGGCGATGGCGATCCTGAACGGCAGACGGAAAGAGGTACCGCTCGTCGAGTGCGGACCGAAGGACCCCGGTGCGGCCCTCCCGTTCGTCAGGTACGCCGGGTACGTCGACGACGCCCAGCTCGCGACTCTGTACTGCCGGGCGACGGCCCTCGTCTTCCCGTCGCGCTACGAGGGTTTCGGCCTGCCGGCTGCGGAAGCGATGTGGGCCGGCGGGCGTGTCGTCTGCTCGGACGCCAGCTCGCTCCCCGAGGTCGTCGGCGAGGCCGGACTGCTCTTCCCGTGGCACGACGCGGAGGCGCTCGCGGACCGCCTCGCGTGTCTGCTGGACGACGCGAGCCTTCGCGAGAGGCTGACGCGGGAGGGCCGGGCGCGCGCCGAACGATTCCGTTGGGCGGAAACCGCGAGGCGGACCCTGGCGGTCTTCGACGAGGCGGCCGTCCTCCGGCGGCAGGGGCCGCCGATGCGCGGACTCAGTTGA
- a CDS encoding ATP-binding cassette domain-containing protein, which translates to MSVAVRFEDVTVSFNGRTAVSSASFTIPAGKRTAMVGPNGGGKTTLARVLLGLLTPERGRVTFLDDAGRELPRPRIGYLPQRSTLSPQAPVTGLDLVGLALAPGPGFGMSRAVEAQARRALSRAGLAEELATRPVGRLSGGQRQRVLLARAIAGTPALLLLDEPDTALDAEGMKTLRRLAAEEVAAGRTIVYVTHDSDAMGGADAVFRIDGRVVEETRS; encoded by the coding sequence GTGAGCGTGGCCGTCCGATTCGAGGACGTCACGGTCTCGTTCAACGGGCGGACGGCGGTCTCCTCGGCCTCGTTCACGATCCCGGCAGGGAAGCGGACCGCGATGGTCGGACCGAACGGAGGCGGAAAGACGACGCTCGCGCGGGTTCTCCTGGGTCTGCTGACGCCCGAGCGCGGGCGCGTCACGTTTCTCGACGACGCGGGCCGCGAGCTGCCCCGTCCGCGCATCGGATACCTGCCGCAGCGTTCCACGCTCTCGCCGCAGGCTCCCGTGACGGGCCTCGATCTCGTCGGTCTCGCCCTCGCGCCGGGCCCCGGCTTCGGAATGTCGCGGGCCGTCGAGGCCCAGGCGCGGCGCGCCCTTTCGCGCGCGGGCCTCGCCGAGGAGCTCGCGACCCGTCCCGTCGGCCGTCTCTCGGGCGGGCAGCGTCAGAGGGTCCTCCTGGCCCGCGCCATCGCGGGAACCCCCGCGCTCCTCCTCCTCGACGAGCCCGACACCGCCCTCGACGCCGAGGGAATGAAGACGCTTCGGCGTCTCGCGGCGGAAGAGGTGGCCGCGGGCAGGACGATCGTCTACGTCACCCACGACAGCGACGCCATGGGAGGCGCCGACGCCGTCTTCCGGATCGACGGCCGCGTCGTCGAGGAGACCCGGTCGTGA
- a CDS encoding NAD(P)-dependent glycerol-3-phosphate dehydrogenase, translating into MKKIAIVGTGAWGTALALHGARSGLAVSLLGYRADIVEEIARSRAHPALPGAEPLPSLVEPTMSPEEALDGAEAVLWSVSVQWTASELTRLQRFLRGGTPVVSTAKGIEIGTHRRTTQMMRDILGPDVPVAVLSGPTFAVEVARGLPAAAVVACADADMAARIQKGLASPTFRLYRSTDVVGIEISGATKNVVAIAAGIVDGLKLGQNTRAALLTRALAEIRRLGTRLGGLPETFSGLAGVGDLILTATGDLSRNRRVGLALASGRSVEDALSSLGGEVAEGVSTAGAIVELARSVEVEMPISETVAAILSGAFAPREAVSRLMTRSLKEEGS; encoded by the coding sequence GTGAAGAAGATCGCGATCGTAGGGACCGGGGCCTGGGGCACGGCCCTGGCGCTGCACGGGGCGAGATCGGGGCTGGCGGTCAGCCTCCTCGGGTACCGGGCCGATATCGTCGAGGAGATCGCGCGGTCTCGCGCCCACCCCGCGCTCCCGGGCGCCGAGCCGCTTCCGTCACTCGTCGAGCCGACGATGAGCCCCGAGGAGGCGCTGGACGGTGCAGAGGCGGTCCTCTGGTCGGTTTCGGTCCAGTGGACCGCGAGCGAGCTGACGCGCCTCCAGCGATTCCTCCGGGGGGGAACCCCCGTCGTCTCCACCGCCAAGGGTATCGAGATCGGGACCCACCGCCGGACGACCCAGATGATGCGGGACATTCTCGGGCCGGACGTACCGGTCGCGGTCCTTTCGGGGCCGACCTTCGCAGTCGAGGTCGCCCGGGGGCTCCCCGCGGCGGCGGTCGTCGCCTGTGCGGACGCCGACATGGCCGCCCGGATCCAGAAGGGTCTCGCCTCGCCGACGTTTCGTCTCTACCGTTCGACGGACGTCGTCGGAATCGAGATCTCGGGCGCCACGAAGAACGTCGTGGCGATCGCCGCCGGCATCGTGGACGGCCTGAAGCTCGGCCAGAACACCCGTGCCGCCCTGCTCACGAGAGCCCTCGCGGAGATCCGCCGGCTCGGGACGCGCCTCGGGGGCCTTCCGGAGACGTTCTCGGGGCTGGCGGGGGTCGGAGACCTCATCCTGACGGCCACCGGCGACCTCTCGCGGAACCGGCGGGTCGGTCTCGCGCTCGCCTCGGGCAGGAGCGTCGAGGACGCGCTCTCGTCGCTCGGAGGCGAGGTCGCGGAGGGCGTCTCGACGGCCGGCGCGATCGTCGAGCTCGCGCGGAGCGTCGAGGTGGAGATGCCGATCTCCGAGACGGTCGCGGCGATCCTCTCCGGGGCGTTCGCGCCGCGGGAGGCCGTGTCGCGGCTGATGACCCGTTCCCTCAAAGAGGAGGGAAGCTGA
- a CDS encoding zinc ABC transporter substrate-binding protein: protein MTLRLPGGAAASILLLAALSGCGARDGSIADGRPVAVATIAPLADMVRSVAGADWTVRTVIPPGTSPHVFEPEPSDLRKLAGAKFVVVAGAGYDDWMRRVLAACASDARVHDAAASLGIGPDAHDRHDRGEAVPHEGDDHGPEAGHAGEASAGEEGHEGHAHGVLGEDPHWWLSPVLAARSLGPIAEALAAVDPIHADDYRRRARETATAYLDLDRELAAALAPLEGKRFVSAHRAWVYFADRYGLVEAASIEPVPGREPSPRELKALVEEGRRGGLGRLFTEPQFPPAAARVVAREARLALTLVDPIGGVPGRETYPALMRFNAAAFRRGLLETPGGSE, encoded by the coding sequence GTGACGCTTCGGCTGCCGGGCGGCGCAGCCGCTTCGATTCTCCTTCTGGCCGCGCTCTCGGGCTGCGGGGCTCGGGACGGGTCGATCGCGGACGGGCGACCCGTGGCCGTCGCGACGATCGCGCCTCTGGCGGACATGGTGCGAAGCGTCGCCGGCGCCGACTGGACGGTGCGTACCGTCATCCCGCCCGGGACCTCTCCCCATGTCTTCGAGCCGGAGCCGTCCGACCTGAGGAAGCTCGCCGGTGCGAAGTTCGTGGTCGTCGCGGGAGCGGGCTACGACGACTGGATGCGCAGAGTCCTCGCGGCCTGCGCCTCGGACGCGCGCGTGCACGACGCGGCCGCCTCTCTCGGCATCGGTCCGGACGCCCACGATCGGCACGACCGCGGCGAGGCGGTGCCACACGAGGGCGACGATCACGGTCCTGAGGCCGGCCACGCCGGGGAGGCGAGCGCCGGTGAGGAAGGACACGAAGGCCACGCGCACGGCGTCCTCGGAGAGGACCCCCACTGGTGGCTCTCGCCGGTCCTCGCGGCCAGGAGCCTCGGGCCGATCGCAGAGGCGCTCGCCGCCGTCGACCCGATTCACGCCGACGACTACCGGCGTCGCGCCCGGGAAACGGCCACCGCGTACCTCGACCTCGACCGGGAGCTGGCCGCGGCCCTCGCGCCGCTCGAAGGAAAGAGGTTCGTCTCGGCCCACCGGGCCTGGGTCTACTTCGCCGACCGGTACGGCCTCGTCGAGGCCGCCTCCATCGAGCCGGTTCCGGGCCGCGAACCCTCTCCGCGGGAGCTGAAGGCCCTCGTCGAGGAAGGGCGCCGGGGAGGCCTCGGGCGACTGTTCACCGAGCCGCAGTTTCCCCCGGCCGCGGCGCGGGTCGTCGCGCGGGAGGCGCGCCTGGCCCTGACGCTCGTCGACCCGATCGGCGGCGTTCCGGGGCGGGAGACGTATCCTGCGCTGATGCGTTTCAACGCCGCCGCGTTCCGTCGCGGCCTTCTCGAGACGCCCGGAGGGAGCGAGTGA
- a CDS encoding ABC transporter permease, with product MSLRWWRLAARNLFRHRRRTILTGSIVVVGFVAATMTAGFVAQTFRGLKDITIRGQGGHLRVLSAEAAGRSDEEAATLLLDHAEELTRSVATSPDVLQAMPRLAFFGLVARGERSVGYMGTGTVPALEKSASITAEAVAEGTFLSDPEADEVMLGGGLARSLGAKTGDLVTVMTTTPDGGLNAIDATVVAILRWPIKELDDRLLFLPYVPAARLLKAEGKATSIAVTLKPGVDLEKAAGALRARLHRGGAGATVKTWIESAPFYLAVRRLYAGIFLFTGLVLATVVILAAANTMTMSVFERTREIGTLLAIGMERRQVRNLFLAEGLLMGLGGSIAGAIGSLLIRSVLNASRISLPPPPGATSGGVLNVELIPAAFLVGFVLMTVTLLAASWWPARRAARLDPVEALTHV from the coding sequence TTGAGCCTTCGCTGGTGGCGCCTCGCGGCGCGGAACCTCTTCCGGCACCGGCGGCGGACGATCCTCACCGGGAGCATCGTCGTGGTCGGCTTCGTCGCCGCCACGATGACGGCCGGCTTCGTCGCGCAGACCTTTCGCGGCCTGAAGGACATCACGATCCGGGGCCAGGGCGGGCACCTGCGGGTCCTCAGCGCCGAAGCGGCGGGCCGGAGCGACGAGGAGGCTGCGACCCTCCTGCTCGACCACGCCGAGGAGCTGACCCGAAGCGTCGCGACGAGCCCGGACGTCCTTCAGGCGATGCCGCGCCTCGCGTTCTTCGGCCTCGTCGCGCGCGGGGAGAGGAGCGTCGGCTACATGGGCACGGGGACGGTCCCCGCTCTCGAGAAGAGCGCTTCGATCACGGCGGAGGCCGTGGCCGAAGGGACCTTCCTCTCCGATCCGGAGGCCGACGAGGTGATGCTCGGCGGCGGGCTCGCGCGTTCTCTCGGGGCGAAGACCGGGGATCTCGTCACGGTCATGACGACGACGCCCGACGGCGGCCTGAATGCGATCGACGCGACGGTCGTCGCCATTCTCCGCTGGCCGATCAAGGAGCTCGACGACCGGCTCCTCTTCCTGCCGTACGTCCCGGCGGCGCGTCTCCTGAAGGCGGAAGGGAAGGCGACGTCGATCGCCGTCACCCTGAAGCCCGGCGTCGACCTCGAGAAGGCCGCCGGGGCCCTGCGTGCGCGTCTCCACCGCGGGGGCGCAGGCGCCACCGTGAAAACCTGGATCGAGAGCGCGCCCTTCTACCTCGCCGTCCGGCGCCTCTACGCCGGGATCTTTCTCTTCACGGGTCTCGTCCTGGCGACGGTCGTCATCCTCGCGGCGGCGAACACGATGACGATGTCGGTCTTCGAGAGGACCCGGGAGATCGGGACGCTCCTGGCCATCGGGATGGAGCGCCGGCAGGTGAGGAATCTCTTCCTCGCCGAGGGGCTGCTGATGGGCCTCGGTGGCTCGATCGCCGGAGCGATCGGATCGCTCCTGATCCGCTCCGTGCTCAACGCCTCCCGCATCTCCCTGCCGCCCCCACCGGGAGCGACGAGCGGGGGAGTCCTCAACGTCGAGCTGATCCCGGCGGCTTTCCTCGTCGGCTTCGTTCTGATGACCGTCACGCTCCTGGCCGCCTCCTGGTGGCCGGCGCGGCGCGCCGCGCGTCTCGACCCGGTGGAGGCGCTGACACATGTGTGA
- a CDS encoding ABC-F family ATP-binding cassette domain-containing protein: MLYRLERVHKAFGARTVFTGATWQHDPGRVVGLVGRNGAGKSTLLGIVQGLVEPDAGRVLLAGGTTFASLEQAVEPEGDEPLRDFVARAQEGLRGLEVQMRRLEEAIAAASSSAHAGSVESLLAEHDAARERFERNGGYEADARVERVLLGVGLPCETWGRPVGELSGGQKHRAQIARLLLGDASVLLLDEPTNHLDVAGLEFLETWLVERKNAGAQAALVVSHDRQFLNAVADRIVEVAHGLLEDYPGDYDAYRRLKAERDRLRAKAAEEQKKLVERTEDFIRRNIAGQKTRQAQARRKMLAKLERVEAPREDANEVVFRFEEARASGDRVLELRGLVPGYAETGPLLSPVSFLLRRGERVALWGPNGCGKTTLLKTIARLLAPLGGSAVPGTGVLVGYYDQEMRDLPSSWTVLDVVRDLDPSLLDGEARDFLALFDFRGDEVEQRVGTLSGGEKGRLSLARIVFGGANLLLLDEPTNHLDLDSRERLEEALLEFEGTIVFVSHDRWFVDRIATHVLEIRGREASLWPGGFTELSRRRAAEKGAVTDSSPTTPADPEPRAARRPDRQADRQRTKARREVESLEAEVFRLEERIREIDAALAEPAAWKDGPRTRQLTLSRDEARRALDERYASWEAAVRKLEQEVPA; the protein is encoded by the coding sequence GTGCTTTATCGGCTCGAGCGCGTCCACAAGGCCTTTGGCGCCCGGACCGTCTTCACGGGTGCGACGTGGCAGCACGACCCGGGACGGGTCGTCGGCCTGGTCGGCCGGAACGGGGCGGGGAAGTCGACTCTCCTCGGGATCGTCCAGGGGCTCGTGGAGCCCGACGCGGGGCGCGTCCTCCTGGCGGGCGGAACGACCTTCGCGTCGCTCGAGCAGGCCGTCGAGCCGGAGGGCGACGAGCCCCTTCGCGATTTCGTCGCCCGGGCGCAGGAAGGGCTCCGTGGCCTCGAGGTGCAGATGCGCCGCCTCGAGGAAGCCATCGCCGCCGCGTCCTCGTCGGCGCACGCGGGGTCGGTCGAGTCGCTCCTGGCCGAACACGACGCCGCACGCGAGCGTTTCGAGCGCAACGGGGGCTACGAGGCCGACGCGCGGGTCGAGCGTGTCCTCCTGGGCGTCGGCCTCCCCTGCGAGACGTGGGGCCGCCCCGTCGGCGAGCTCTCGGGGGGACAGAAGCACCGCGCGCAGATCGCCCGGCTCCTCCTCGGCGACGCGTCGGTCCTCCTGCTCGACGAGCCGACGAACCACCTCGACGTGGCGGGCCTGGAGTTCCTCGAGACGTGGCTCGTGGAGAGGAAGAACGCCGGCGCTCAGGCGGCGCTCGTCGTCTCGCACGACCGGCAGTTCCTGAACGCGGTCGCAGACCGGATCGTGGAGGTCGCGCACGGGCTGCTCGAGGACTACCCGGGCGACTACGACGCTTACCGGCGGCTCAAGGCCGAGCGGGACAGGCTGCGGGCGAAGGCAGCCGAGGAGCAGAAGAAACTCGTCGAGCGGACCGAGGACTTCATCCGGAGGAACATCGCGGGGCAGAAGACGAGGCAGGCCCAGGCCCGCCGGAAGATGCTGGCGAAGCTGGAGCGCGTGGAGGCACCGCGGGAGGACGCCAACGAGGTGGTTTTCCGTTTCGAGGAGGCGCGGGCCTCGGGCGACCGCGTCCTCGAGCTGAGGGGTCTCGTTCCCGGTTACGCCGAGACGGGCCCGCTCCTGTCGCCGGTCTCCTTCCTCCTCCGGCGCGGCGAGCGTGTCGCTCTCTGGGGGCCGAACGGCTGCGGGAAGACGACGCTCCTGAAGACGATCGCCCGCCTCCTCGCGCCGCTCGGCGGGAGCGCCGTTCCCGGAACGGGGGTCCTCGTCGGCTACTACGACCAGGAGATGCGCGACCTCCCGTCTTCCTGGACGGTCCTCGACGTCGTCCGCGATCTCGACCCGTCTCTCCTCGACGGCGAAGCGCGCGACTTCCTCGCCCTCTTCGATTTCCGCGGGGACGAGGTGGAGCAGCGAGTCGGTACGCTCTCGGGCGGCGAGAAGGGGCGTCTTTCCCTCGCCCGGATCGTCTTCGGAGGCGCGAATCTCCTCCTGCTCGACGAGCCGACGAACCACCTCGATCTCGATTCGCGCGAGCGGCTCGAGGAGGCGCTCCTGGAGTTCGAGGGGACCATCGTCTTCGTGTCGCACGACCGCTGGTTCGTCGACCGGATCGCGACGCACGTCCTCGAGATCCGGGGGCGCGAAGCGTCGCTCTGGCCCGGGGGTTTCACCGAACTCTCGCGCCGCCGGGCCGCGGAGAAGGGCGCGGTGACGGACTCGTCGCCGACGACCCCGGCCGATCCGGAACCGAGAGCCGCCCGGCGGCCGGACCGGCAGGCGGACCGGCAGCGCACGAAGGCCCGCCGCGAGGTGGAGTCCCTCGAGGCCGAGGTCTTCCGCCTCGAGGAGCGGATCCGCGAGATCGACGCTGCGCTCGCCGAGCCCGCCGCGTGGAAGGACGGACCGCGCACCCGTCAGCTGACCCTCTCGCGCGACGAGGCGAGGAGAGCCCTCGACGAGCGCTACGCCTCCTGGGAGGCGGCCGTGAGAAAGCTCGAGCAGGAGGTCCCCGCATGA
- a CDS encoding metal ABC transporter permease, with amino-acid sequence MIEFFAFPFFQRALAAGFIVAVVCGALSFFVVLRRLAFVGSGVSHGAFGGVALAALVGAPPGLGALVAALAVALATAKASDDGELTEDTAVGVFTVAAMAIGVVAISFLETNVDLFGLMFGNILTVDPKDLVALGAASLLVLALLTLYFRPLLLASIDEDGAFAAGVNVTRMRLLVLVLLALTVVVALKVVGILLVSALLVLPGAVARSLASRWPGFLLGSIGASLAMVLGGLLLSVALDIPSGAAIILTGTLCFLGSVAAGRVRRWA; translated from the coding sequence GTGATCGAGTTCTTCGCGTTCCCGTTCTTCCAGCGGGCCCTCGCCGCCGGATTCATCGTGGCCGTGGTCTGCGGGGCGCTCTCGTTCTTCGTCGTGCTCCGTCGCCTCGCGTTCGTCGGCTCGGGAGTTTCCCACGGCGCGTTCGGCGGCGTGGCCCTCGCGGCGCTCGTGGGGGCGCCGCCGGGCCTCGGGGCGCTCGTCGCCGCGCTCGCGGTGGCGCTCGCGACGGCGAAAGCCTCGGACGACGGGGAGCTGACCGAGGACACGGCCGTCGGCGTCTTCACGGTGGCGGCGATGGCGATCGGCGTCGTGGCGATCAGCTTCCTCGAGACGAACGTCGACCTTTTCGGCCTGATGTTCGGGAACATCCTGACCGTCGACCCGAAGGACCTCGTGGCGCTCGGCGCCGCCTCTCTCCTCGTCCTCGCGCTCCTGACGCTCTACTTCCGGCCGCTCCTCCTCGCCTCGATCGACGAGGACGGCGCCTTCGCCGCCGGCGTGAACGTCACACGGATGCGGCTCCTCGTCCTCGTCCTCCTCGCGTTGACGGTCGTCGTCGCGCTGAAGGTCGTGGGCATCCTCCTGGTCTCGGCGCTCCTGGTCCTTCCCGGCGCCGTCGCGCGGTCGCTCGCCTCGCGCTGGCCGGGGTTCCTGCTCGGCTCCATAGGTGCGTCCCTCGCGATGGTTCTCGGCGGGCTCCTCCTCTCCGTCGCCCTCGACATTCCGTCGGGGGCCGCGATCATCCTGACCGGCACGCTCTGCTTCCTCGGCAGCGTGGCGGCGGGCCGCGTGCGGCGCTGGGCGTGA
- a CDS encoding outer membrane lipoprotein-sorting protein, with protein sequence MCDRRLAAGLVLLALEVAVLSLPVAARGEVPGVAAILARADAPRIALSEARMRLRVTTSRTGAAAFAGEFAVLVKGPEKIRIEFLAPDDRGKLLLVNGKDAWLVLPGTKNPIRIPRSHRVTGGFAVADVARTRFAEDYDATVERSDELGGRVCDVLLLRAKKGRDPAFPVLRVWVDRGEGRTRKIVFLLPSGKTAREATFDEWGTLRSVPTVTRMTIVDALRPGTTVVEYLDAEKATLDDVLFVPQARGVAPGR encoded by the coding sequence ATGTGTGACCGGCGACTTGCGGCCGGCCTCGTCCTCCTCGCCCTGGAGGTGGCCGTTCTCAGCCTCCCGGTGGCGGCCCGCGGCGAGGTGCCCGGAGTGGCCGCCATCCTGGCCAGGGCCGACGCGCCGCGCATCGCTCTCTCGGAGGCCCGGATGAGGCTGCGAGTGACGACCTCGCGCACGGGGGCCGCGGCCTTTGCGGGAGAGTTCGCGGTCCTCGTCAAGGGTCCCGAGAAGATCCGGATCGAGTTCCTGGCTCCGGACGACCGCGGGAAGCTCCTCCTCGTGAACGGGAAGGACGCCTGGCTCGTGCTGCCCGGGACGAAGAACCCGATCCGGATCCCCCGCAGCCACCGGGTGACCGGGGGCTTCGCCGTGGCCGACGTCGCCAGGACGCGCTTCGCGGAGGACTACGACGCAACGGTCGAGAGGAGCGACGAGCTCGGCGGAAGGGTGTGCGACGTCCTCCTGCTCAGGGCGAAGAAGGGACGCGACCCGGCGTTCCCGGTCCTCCGCGTCTGGGTGGACCGCGGGGAGGGCCGGACCCGCAAGATCGTCTTTCTGTTGCCGTCCGGAAAGACGGCGCGCGAGGCGACGTTCGACGAGTGGGGGACCCTGCGCAGCGTGCCTACGGTGACGCGGATGACGATCGTCGACGCTCTTCGCCCGGGAACGACCGTCGTCGAGTACCTCGACGCCGAGAAGGCGACGCTGGACGACGTCCTCTTCGTTCCGCAGGCACGCGGGGTGGCCCCGGGTCGCTGA
- a CDS encoding competence/damage-inducible protein A, which translates to MTRNASILAVGSELLGTTRLDTNSLFLTGELEAIGFRVVRKACVVDGWDELLAELSFALSRAPLLCVTGGLGPTEDDRTKEAVAVLLGRRLVRDGEILERLRERFRKRGREMPEVNAKQADVVEGAVVLPNRRGTAPGYLIETDGKTIVLLPGVPWEMKALFAESVVPHLMGRETPAGVHRRVLKVVGLGESAVEELVRPVYEAHRDHEVTILASAPGEVQLHFAARGTLAQARKELDVLESDFRSAVGPALFGRDDETLEGVVGALLRDAGLTLAVAESCTGGMVASRLTDVAGSSAYFVGGAVTYANEAKTGILGVSPATLESRGAVSEEVALEMAAGVRSRLGAAVGLGVTGIAGPGGGTPDKPVGTVHLALEAADGTRRHERLVLPGDRSMVRRWTTSAALAMIRGWLVERGGVE; encoded by the coding sequence ATGACCCGGAACGCCTCGATCCTCGCGGTCGGCAGCGAGCTCCTCGGGACGACGCGACTCGACACGAACTCGCTCTTCCTGACGGGGGAGCTGGAGGCGATCGGCTTCCGGGTCGTGCGGAAGGCGTGCGTGGTCGACGGCTGGGACGAGCTCCTCGCCGAGCTCTCCTTCGCGCTCTCCCGCGCGCCGCTCCTCTGCGTCACCGGCGGGCTCGGACCGACGGAGGACGACCGGACGAAGGAAGCCGTGGCGGTCCTCCTCGGACGCAGGCTCGTCCGCGACGGCGAGATCCTGGAACGGCTCAGGGAGCGCTTCCGCAAGCGCGGACGCGAGATGCCCGAGGTGAACGCGAAGCAGGCCGACGTCGTCGAGGGGGCCGTCGTCCTTCCGAATCGGCGGGGAACGGCGCCCGGCTACCTGATCGAAACGGACGGAAAGACGATCGTCCTCCTCCCGGGCGTGCCGTGGGAGATGAAGGCCCTCTTCGCCGAGTCCGTCGTCCCGCACTTGATGGGGCGAGAGACGCCGGCCGGAGTCCACCGACGCGTCCTGAAGGTCGTCGGGCTGGGCGAGAGCGCCGTCGAGGAGCTCGTCCGCCCGGTCTACGAGGCGCACCGGGATCACGAGGTCACGATCCTGGCGTCGGCGCCGGGCGAGGTCCAGCTCCACTTCGCCGCGCGCGGGACGCTCGCACAGGCGCGGAAGGAGCTCGACGTCCTGGAGTCCGACTTCCGGTCGGCGGTCGGTCCAGCCCTCTTCGGACGTGACGACGAGACGCTCGAAGGGGTCGTCGGTGCGCTCCTTCGGGACGCCGGCCTGACGCTCGCGGTCGCGGAGTCGTGCACCGGGGGCATGGTCGCCTCGCGCCTCACCGATGTCGCCGGATCGTCCGCGTACTTCGTCGGGGGAGCCGTCACGTACGCGAACGAGGCGAAGACCGGGATCCTCGGCGTTTCCCCCGCGACGCTCGAGTCTCGCGGCGCGGTCTCGGAGGAGGTCGCGCTGGAAATGGCGGCCGGGGTCCGGAGCCGCCTGGGGGCTGCCGTCGGCCTCGGGGTCACCGGGATCGCGGGGCCAGGCGGCGGGACTCCGGACAAACCGGTCGGCACCGTCCACCTCGCGCTCGAGGCCGCGGACGGGACGCGGCGGCACGAGCGGCTCGTCCTGCCGGGGGACCGCAGTATGGTGCGCCGATGGACGACGTCGGCCGCGCTGGCGATGATCCGCGGCTGGCTCGTCGAAAGGGGAGGGGTGGAGTGA